The Magnolia sinica isolate HGM2019 chromosome 3, MsV1, whole genome shotgun sequence genome includes the window TCTTCAAGCGCATGCTTACCTCAGAGAGGGTCGGTACCGCTGTAGGATCAAACTCATCACACTCGTTGGGGTCAATGGGAACGCATACACGGCCTAAAACATTGACAAGAGATTATATCACATAGGTTCAGTCAAAAGTGCTAAAGCAGACATCTATGAAATAACATAATTCAATCTTACCAGCATAAACACATTATCACCCTTAACCAGTGATAGCATTGATACTAACCTGTTTTTGGGTGTACACAGAAAGGTGCCTTTAGCAAATGATTCATGTGTTTGGACACCTAAAATGAGACAATGTTTTCGTGAGAAGAATGAAACAAATGCATGGATCACAGATATCAGAATCCTTGAATGCTACACATAGAAAAACATTCCACAAACCTCCATATCCAGTCTTGGATATGTATACGAGAAAACAATCTCTTCAACACACCGACGAAGCCCCTGTGCCTGAAACACGGAATGATCGTCAAAGAAAATGGGCTTAGAAAAGCAAACACAGATCTAAAAATGCCTACAAGATGCAAAGATGCACCATACCTTTTGCTTCCCAGACTGCAACACGTGTTTTAATTGCTCCCATCGGACAACATTAAGGTCTTCTTTTGAGATGGACCGTCGGTTTTCCTGCCACCTTGCCTGTAGCTCTGTACCAATAGCTGCAAATATTGCACTATTACAATGTAAATAATGCTCTTTCCAAAAACAAGATTTCCTAGCAGACAGAAACATGTATCATGCTTATTCAAATAAAATCATTAGAAATGATTTTTGAGTTGCATACTTTCATCAGGAATCATGTCAAGGATCTTTTGATATTTCTCTTCGGATGCAAATAATTTCTGCCCACCAAGCAGTTTCTCTTCAAAAAATACCTTCAAGACATCTGTATATGATCTCCTGCACCGCATGAAAGTATCTTCGTAATGAAAAGAGCTTAAATGACATCTTCTCAAGTTCCTTAAATATGTAAAGCAGATCATCGAGACTTACGCCAGTAAAGGATGCAGAGCTAGACCCGTCAAAGACACTTTCTTACTACTATTTTCATTTCCCTATAACAGAAGCTACGTCAGGGAGTTCCATGACATTGGGTCCTAAGAAAGATCTGGTACGTTGAAATTATTGACAGTTCAGTTATTGCTACCTTGTATACCCTGAAGTAGTCTGCAATCGCTGCCCTCTGTTCATTAGTCAACCTGAAGAACGGTGGCAGAATAAACACCATCTCAATACGCGTACAAAGGTCATGGGCAGATGAAATTCATGTTTCAGACTCTATGCACAATTTACCTCCTCGCTCTCCCATCACAAACCCAACAATGAACACCGCGTCTGCCACTATATACCCAGAGTATGTGATTAAAACCAAAATCATCTGCATTAGGATACTCATAAAAGAAGTCAGTCATATCACCCTATAAATACATTTCCTAGGAAAATCCATGACATAAAAGACCCGAACATCGACTATATAATATGGAGAGAAAAAAGATCCTGATGGAGGCTTTTTGAGGTACTTAGTTAATAGATATAACAGATAGTACAAAAGAGGAATCATAAGTTCGTCAACCAGAGGCTTTGCAAAGTATACTGGGGTTTCAGCTctaacaggtggggtccatagtcaaGTGATCCAGAACATTGGTTAATGTCATTCCAACATGGATTGACCATGCCCCATAAATCTCTTGGACTGGtttttttttccagttgaatGTAGAATGTTATTGTATTTCTATTCTAATCTACTTGTCTGCTACGAATCTAAATGTTACAATTTTTAACAAGGGGCtttttggggcatgatccatCCTCATTGTGATGGAAGGCCTCGATTCAAGGATCCTATCATTCCTCAGTATAAAATACTACCACTGGAACACCatgtaacaaaaaagaaaaactgtTGTTTCCCACCTCTGAGAGCAATATCCATCACTTTAATGGCGATGGTCATCAATGGCCAGCATTCTAAGCAGACATCTGCTCCTGAGCAGCAGTACCGAACATCATCATAATCGGACATATCCTGTCAAAGAATCAAGCATTAgagctaaataaagaaaaagccCCACCAAACAACCACCTTGTTTGGTGGTGGTTGGTGGGGCTGGAAACATTCAGTGTCCAGTTCAGTTTATGTCTGCCAGAAGCTTTATACTTACAATATCAAAAACGAGCTCCCTCTCTACTGGCATGAAAACATTATTACCACCTTGTGCATATGCATGCCGTTTAGcaggctggaaaaaaaaaaagacatgagaAGAGCTCAAGGATAGGAAATACATCAGCAACCATTAACTACTTGACCACCAAAGAGAATGTGCAAATCATACATCTACACTGTATACAGGTCCAATATCAATCTTAAATGGGCACTTTTCTTTGATAGAACTTTCCAGTTCAGCCGCGTTGTTGAACGATTGGAAGCGCAGATAAATGTCATTATCCAGTGTGAAGGAAAATTCTCTCCGGCCAAAGTAGGACGGGTCACATGCTGGATGCTTTCCATCTATAGACAGGCAGAAGAGACGGACAGTAAATAAGAAACATCCAAAACATAGCAAATAACAAAGACATGATTCAAGTTTGTCAGGGTGTCAAGTACCATTTCCATACATCATCCATTTAAAGATCTCAGCATGTGGAAAGAGCTTTCCTATCAAGAGAGAAACTAGCACTTCAGACAGTTGTATCAAAGAGATTGAAACAAAGGAATCAGAAGCACATGACAAATGTTTCTACAGGGTATTGGAAAATCCCTAAGCCAAAAGTTTGTAAATACCATTCGCTTTTCACATTTCAGAAGTGGgcccatgtttcagtgatccaaaccattgatattatgAACCCCCCCTCAATGTGGATGGGCAATGAACCAAACAATCTCCTAGATAGAAGAATCCTAACCCATTGATAGGTAGTCAACAAATAGACACTTAACAAGGAAAATATAGCAAAGGCTTCAcatttgaccaaaaaaaaaacatatattatattCCATACGGGGATTTTTTGGGACATATGCCATCTATGGCTATACAGATGATTGGATCCTTTAACCATGGGCCCCCACTCATACAACTGAAAACCTAGACAGTATACACTAAAGACTATTGACTCACCCAAGTCGCCATTTTTTCAAGAAACTCAGTGAAGCAGCAGTCGAATGGAGACCGTTCGAATTGCGAGTCGGTTTCAAAACTTTGATTATAATTGGATACGATGAAAGCAGAGATAAAGCAAATGTAAGAGGAACAAAAGTGGGATAACACAATCCATTACCGTAGTAAACTTTGAGATACTCAGCATTAAACCCATCGGGAATGGTGTTCCCTTGCCTGTGTTCAGGTACACATGCATCAATTAGCATGTCATCTCTTCCATCCCCATTTTCTTCTTTCGTCATCTTAGCAAATGACCTTAAACAAACAAATTAATTGTTGCTAGTGAGATGGGACCAACAAATGTATATTGCCATTTGTAATAGCAAAAAACAACCAGAAGAATAACTAGATGTCCGAAATTGAAACGAGTAAGCCTTAAATCAGTTTCCATATGGAAAATTTCCAAATCCTTCAATAGGTGGCCTGACAAATGGTACAATAAGAACTGGAACATTAACAATTTCCCAAAAATGGAGCGCCAATCTGGACGATTATATTCAGTCCATGTGTTGATTTAGTCTCATCAAATCAATTGGTTTGGATGTTCACAAGTGGCCCACTGTGCGGTGATTCGGACCGCACAATCTGTGGCTTTTCAATGGGGGCCCATTTCATCGATGAGGACTGCTAGAATATTccaaatctggaccattgatttcGTTTAGATAAACGGTCAGCATCAACCGAATGTATGATCAACACATATCAATTCCCCAAAACGGGCCCGACGTATAAGCGGCCCGGATGGCATGTACGTGTATAAAATCAACGATCCGGATCGAGTTCATGGGTCCACATAAAAAAATTTCCCAAGAATGCGTATAGAAGATACTgaagaagaaggggaaaaaaacaccACTTGAAACCTGGAAGCTTACCTTGAAAAAACcctcttcttctgcttcttcctCGCTGAGATTTTCTGTGAGTGGTGAGAAAGGGGAAGAAAGGGAAATCTAGATTTTACAATGTAACCGAAGTTGAGAATTTGAAATAGGAGAGAATACCTGTGAATGGAAAGATCGGAAAAGGGAGGCTCTTCCTCTTTCGCTCGATGGGAAAAAACCGCGGGAAGAGATGTCTTTTTGGCGCCAAATCGTGGAGGGCTGTTGTTTTAATGGTTTAGAAAATAAAGACACCAGCcactggctggtggtcggtgctctgtggggcccaccatgatgtatgtgtgtcatccattccgtccatatatttttatatatcattttatcatatactagaaaaaatgaagtatatctcaatctcaagtggaccacattacgggaaacagttttgaatgaatgttgaccattaaaaacgttttggggcccataaaagttttggatcaagctgatatttattatttccctttatctaggtctttatgaccaaataaacagattggatttcaaataaacaatacattgggccttaggaggattttaattgtgaatatccaattattatttttgtcctgtggtgtggcccacctaagatttatatacctatcattttcgtatcaatccctaaaatgatctgtaaaaatggatgaacataatagatgaaacacatacatcatggaggggcccacagagaccaaccaccagccacggggctggtttcagggggagtagccaatcctttccccCCCCTCCTCCCTACctgatgtaccacacacaccagctatacaggtacgtgtcgtgcgaagatgagcaccgacgctcctcgagctcttgtacgaacggttcaaaggcgATTAAAGTTttatggggcccacggtgatgtttttattatatctacaccgttcatctctttttagagcattatccaaataacGAAtaatatccagagatcatctgggccataccataaatagcagcgtaTATAATAATTTTCACCTTTACAAAATTTGTAGGACCCACcgcaacgtttattttccatcaaatctgttcataaggtcatgaatACCTaaacgaagaggaaaaacaaacttcatattgatccaaaacttctctaaaTCCAAAAAaggtctcaatggtagacgttcactccctcactgctttttgcagtgtggtccacttgataattagatttgtcttatttttagtctcaaaccttaagaggagctcgctaaatggatggatggtttggatagacccacgaaacttgctgacatcaataaagcaactatatagttggtgtgatgtactccagccaatccgcttcctccttTTCATCACCGTATGGATACGGATTTCATGGGAAAGCCTGTCACAGAAAGTTTTGGTAGGATCCAGTGTGAGGCTCACttatatgtttgtgagaaatccaacccctttatccatttttcaagctcattttatcaattgagacaaaaaataaagagGATCAAAAATTCAAGTAAGTGATGCGAGAGGAAATATTGGAAATTTAGTGACcactattaaaacatttataTAGTCATGAAAGTTTTGTAACGGTCTAATTTttctggttttttattttttttctgagtAAAAATGATCTTATAAGCGGTTTAAATGACATATAAACAACAAGGtagagcctaagaaggtttcaatagtaggcattcatTTCCCCACCGTTTCATCTCCtatagctcacttgagttttcgatACTCTTCATTTTTAGTAACATGCGTTGAAATGAGgccgaaaaatgaaaaaaatgaggatcaaaaacttaagtgggccacacgagaggaaacgtTGGTCCTATATTGAGTTCGGTAGGGATGGATGATGTTGGAAAAAACTATATGACCCGCCATGATGTTTGTCTTTCATACCtgtcatctatctatttttttcgtttcattttatggcataagcctaaaaatcaGCATTCAAATTTTTGGTGGACTACACGGTAGGAAACACTGATGAttgccgttaaaaacttctccggGCTGCAAATGTTTcatatgaagatgatatttgttttttgcctttgtACAAGTctatataagttaattaatatattagatgaaaaataaacattacaatgggcccatgaagtttttaatgattaacaTTCGATTACCACTTTTTTGTGGTGCGGTTCACTTGAGAattgaatctactttatttttagctCACGTccaatggtatggttcacctgagaattGAGTCTACTTCATCTCGTGGGTTTCCTGTGAGAGACTTTGGTACCAAGTTTTTCACGGGAACCTTACAGAGGGCCCAGCTTGTTGTTTTTTAGATCCACCGTGTCCATCtgatttgtgagatcattttagggcatgttatCAAAAGTGAGCatgattcaagactcaagtgggccacattgaagcAAAAGTTGGGTAGTGAAATTCCTATCTAATCAAACCTCCATGGGTCATAGCGTCATTCCTAATTGGATGAACTTAAATTAGCCTcagttaaaacttttgtagccctacgAAGATTTCAACTTTGGGCGTTTAATCCTCATGTTTTCagggcccacttgacttttggatccaGCTTAGTTTTAGCAtcctatcctaaaatgaactcacaaaatagatggacaaagtaaatttctcacaaacatcagggggccccacataggttcccAAGCAGGAAAGAAATCCGGCGTACCTAAAATGAGTTCGCAAAATGACATTTTCCTCGTGAAGTGAGAGTATGGCATGTACAGGAACGGCGCACACGGATGCCAGTAGTGGTCCacgttaaaaattaaaatttactcaAGGGATAGCCGATTGCATCCTGGGGCTCcagcggcccatcgtgatgtatgtgtttggtaAACACTGtatatccattttttcaaatcattttaaggtataaatcTAAAATTGAGGCAGGTCCCGTGCGAATCATGAGAACCACACCACAGTAAGTAGCAGCGACAGTTAAactcatcgttgaaacctttcctgggtgccatccaacctgttcataaggctaTGTAGACCTAAATGGAagtaaaacataaataaatattagattgatccaaaaaaaatTTCCACTTGCAAAAAGTATTTAAGGATGGATATTCAATCCCTTCtacgtggtctacttgagttttgtatctgtcttattttttagtttaTATCAGAAATGATATGAAAACATAATGCCATAtataaaaccaatacatcacggtgggcttcatAGATCCCGCCAGGACGACCGATTAACTTCCAACCGGTGGCTGAGCTTCCTTCTTTGGCGTGATTGGTTTTTCGAAATGTGGCTTCCATTGGACTCGATTTCCCAGAAAAGCCTTTCATAGGAAGTTCTCGTGGTTAGATGCTAGGTGGggcttattgtgatgtttgtgagaattccacaccatcagtccatccattttaagaacttattttaggatatgtaacaaaaattgaggtggatccaaaactcgagcATGTTGCACAAGAGGGAAATTAGGGAATgaatttcctaccattgaaaccttcatcggatctaccttaatgtttatatgccatccaaaccgttaataaggtcattcccacgAGGATGAAGTGAAATCACTAAAAACTTAGCCTCATATGAAACTCTGTgaccatacaaatgtttcaaatgGTGGTCACTGAATCACAACTATTTCCTCCCATGCggccgcttgagttttggatccacttcatttttagctggatattttaaaatgagctctcaaagtagatggatggtatggatttctcacaaacatcacggtaagcCCCCACATATCATCCTACTGCAGGAACTTCTTATAAAGGTTTTCCAAGGAAATCAGCATCCGATTCCATTTGGGGAGCGGATTCGGTCACATcatccaactattttgaaagctcatttgagggcatgatccCGAAAATGGAACTAttaactattttgaaagctcatttcagggcatgatcccgAAAATGAAACTAtcaactattttgaaagctcatttcagggcatgatcccgAAAATGAAACTATCTCAAAtctatcttaggtggaccacaccacaggaaacagtcatgaTTAAATCTCTGCCATTAAAAGTTTCATGGATTCCAcaatcatgtttatttgccatccaacctgttgataaggttacaaacacCTAAATGAagaaatcacacaaatatcatcttaatccaaagcttctttggcccacaagaagtttttaatggtcaatcaccattgtttcctgtcctATGGCCCATTTGCGATTTTgaactgcttaattttttggatcataccctaaaatgagctttcaatatggatggattgCGTGGATGTagccatatacatcacagtgggcccccacagCCAGGGGATCTCACCTAAATTGCTACCCAAAGCATTAAAATGCAAAGCATCTTCCGTTGCCTTAAATGCAAGATTCAACCGTGGTCTTATCCCCTTGaggtttagatctgcctcattctttcactcatactttaaaataattTGAGGAAGAGGATGCATGGcatagataaacaaatacatcacatatcACAGTGACCTCGGTGATTACTATAACAAAGTAAGTCATTAATGTCATTCCAAGCCTCTGCCTGAACAAAAATTATAGCTTATGAATTAAAAGCTAAATACACAAATAGAAAAAATGGGCAAAGGAAATTATAATgattatatttaaattttttacattataaaatcaccatatatattttttaatgctTGGGTAAAACAAATAATGATAGCAAACTTATTATTATAATCCAACATAGGTGGCACTAGTAATTAATCAATTATTCATTTCCAACCATTTGCCATTGTAATTAcaaaaccaaacacaccctatgaTAATCACAACTCATCCTATTACTCTCATATCGTTGGGACATAGGTTGTGCAATGATGCTAACCGCCCTTTTACGGTGAAGACCATGAGGAGCCCACCCATGTTATATGTGTTCTATATATATACTTAATccctttttctaatttattttaagaaaTGAGGTTAAAATTGAAATAacttcaaagctcaagtggaccatagcacaAATAATGTGAATTGAGCAGCTActggttgaaaactttttaagggcagcatgagttttgggtcaagctaacatgtatgttttccttttgggtcaagctgatatgtaCGTTTTCTCTTCATCCCTGTGAATAagttgatgacaaataaatatcaccatgTGCCccaataaggtttcaacggtggactttattatccccactgtttcccgtttcccatggtatggtccacatgagctttggatatgctttgactTTGAGTGCttggcctaaaatgagatgttgaaatggatggattgtgtagaaaaaacacatacatcatggtgggctctagaaGAGTCTTGAGTGTCGGGTCACAACACGTGCTAGTTATAATAATTGCTACAATGCACACTATAAAGAAGCTGTAGGGGCTAAATCAGCAGTAGAGTTTAGCCAACACTACAGGTCGAGGTTTTAGGTAACACATGCATGATGTGTGGATGACAGGCTTGGAGTTGGGCTTTTATGAACCAATGAAAATGTTGGATTTTAGAAGGGAGATTGCTAATCTGCAGACGGTGAAAACTTCAGAAATTTCACAAAAGGTACCATGTGATCCTATATCTCTGTGTTTTTGCTTCCTCACTCTACAGAAATTCGTAGTCTTTATTCCAATTTGATCTTAGATCAAGCTCATCAGTGGTCTGGTTTCATGGTCAAATGGGAGTGTTTAGGTACAGCTCCTTTCTATGCTACAATGTGGGGCATGTCATTTTCTTGCCTCTGATGGGGTGCCATCCAGGTGGCCTATCCTAATAACCATCTAACAAAtgggatttttgttttttcaatagGTCTGAAACACTGCCGATTTCTATCTTTTGTTGTTCATTCGAATGACACTGATTCAGGGGTCCAAAGTGGTTATTTCAACTGCATCCGTTCATACATAtcaaacggttcagatcaatgcgTTGGTTTGATGATGACACGGGTGCACGTACCTACAAGGACACATGGGTGCACGTACCTGCAAGGACAAAATAATGCATTTGCAAGTTTTGATGGCAATCATGGaccgttgatttatttttgcGTAGTTATTGGCTTTGCAGGCCAGTGATTATGCCTACGACAGTTCATTCCACTAGGGATCGTTTAGAGGCCTGGATTTGGGCCTGGGTTTGGATTAATTTCGAATAGATATCAATGATCACATTAGGCAGCTTCTTCTTTACTgatggatttcaaatccaaaattttcatttttgcttGCTCTCGAAAAGTTGAGTTACAAGATTCAAGTATCCCAAATCCAACACCAtcgttaaaattttcaaatcattccCTCTGATATGGGCCACCTGACTCTAAagtggtctgatttttggggtgtatCGTGCCTCGGTGTTACACTcacgagagtttcaacacaaggtcatgggttctgGTACCTATTGCCGTGAAATCCCACCACACACGGTGTGAGTGCGTGCGAAACAAAATGATGCAGAAAAAGGTGGGCCAAAAGATAATTTGGAAGCTTCTCAACGGTGGGTATCCCAACTGGGGGATTGAAAATATCTGGAATTTTCAATCCTAGGTACTTGGGAAAATCCAAGCTGCAAAAGGGACCCCTTATCTTGGTCCGCACCCCATCCAAGGGCtatcccatcagatcaatggctctAATAGCCACATGTGTTTGCCCAGCTGCACGGCTCTTCTGTGGTGCAACACGCACattacctctctttctctctaaatACTTCCATTCATACTTCAggagagtgatggatgatacacatgcagcTAGGGATTTAAGTAAATCAAATCAAACCATCCATATTTTGGACACCAAATATATGATGAACCAAAAATTATATTTTCATGTCGTTCTCTAGATATTACATTGCTGACCATTTATTGgactattaaaaataaaaatatccaaaatatccaatagccttatttatataaaaaattaaaatttaaaaaagtttCTAAGAGTGATTTTTAAACGGATCCGTTTTTTCGGACTGCAATTTTTGACAGTAGGTTCCACAAtctagtcggtttaatttgaattaataaaCGCCATCTCATATCATTTCTAAGCGCCTGCATATCAAGAGTCAtaggcagccagagtatcaataaTTCCTTTATTTTTTTGAGGTGTGTCTAACCGTCGCTTTAGCCTTCCGCGGGTAACTCTGTATTAGCCGTTTCCCTGACCGTGGGTGTATGTTTtgcatatccacgctgtccatcagtttttccagatcatcccACGTATGaaacaaaaatgaaacagattcaaatctcaaatggaccacaccacaggaaacatgcccatcattagaaacttcctagacccagagtaatatttattttccatccaacctgttgataatgtcacaatgatctagatgaaggaaaaattaaatatcagcttgatccaaaacatttgtggcccacaagaagttatTTACTGTCAATGACtaccttttcctatggtgtggttcacctc containing:
- the LOC131241248 gene encoding uncharacterized protein LOC131241248 isoform X1, with the translated sequence MTKEENGDGRDDMLIDACVPEHRQGNTIPDGFNAEYLKVYYGKLFPHAEIFKWMMYGNDGKHPACDPSYFGRREFSFTLDNDIYLRFQSFNNAAELESSIKEKCPFKIDIGPVYSVDPAKRHAYAQGGNNVFMPVERELVFDIDMSDYDDVRYCCSGADVCLECWPLMTIAIKVMDIALRDDFGFNHILWVYSGRRGVHCWVCDGRARRLTNEQRAAIADYFRVYKGNENSSKKVSLTGLALHPLLARSYTDVLKVFFEEKLLGGQKLFASEEKYQKILDMIPDETIGTELQARWQENRRSISKEDLNVVRWEQLKHVLQSGKQKAQGLRRCVEEIVFSYTYPRLDMEVSKHMNHLLKAPFCVHPKTGRVCVPIDPNECDEFDPTAVPTLSELLEELNRGGLRSDVDNDCDRTSLGKSVRFFRTSFLQPLLKSCKEEMESSYNAKLQQSKNSLSW
- the LOC131241248 gene encoding uncharacterized protein LOC131241248 isoform X2, coding for MTKEENGDGRDDMLIDACVPEHRQGNTIPDGFNAEYLKVYYGKLFPHAEIFKWMMYGNDGKHPACDPSYFGRREFSFTLDNDIYLRFQSFNNAAELESSIKEKCPFKIDIGPVYSVDPAKRHAYAQGGNNVFMPVERELVFDIDMSDYDDVRYCCSGADVCLECWPLMTIAIKVMDIALRDDFGFNHILWVYSGRRGVHCWVCDGRARRLTNEQRAAIADYFRVYKGNENSSKKVSLTGLALHPLLARSYTDVLKVFFEEKLLGGQKLFASEEKYQKILDMIPDEKLQARWQENRRSISKEDLNVVRWEQLKHVLQSGKQKAQGLRRCVEEIVFSYTYPRLDMEVSKHMNHLLKAPFCVHPKTGRVCVPIDPNECDEFDPTAVPTLSELLEELNRGGLRSDVDNDCDRTSLGKSVRFFRTSFLQPLLKSCKEEMESSYNAKLQQSKNSLSW